The DNA segment CCGCGCCCACGGCGAGCGTCAACGGATGAACCGCGCCGATCTCCCCCGCGAGCGAGATGAGGATCTCTTGCACCCGCTCGGAGCTCGGGAGGTTCACACCGACGAGGTGGCGGAGCTGGCTCGCCCCGATCACGATCGCCGCCGCGCTCGTGAACCCGGCGAGCACCGGATGGGAGAGGAAGTTCGTGAGGAAGCCGAAGCGGAGGAGCCCCATCCCGAGCTGGAGCACTCCGACCATGAGCGCGAGCAGGAGCGCGAGCTGAACGTAACGTGCGGGGTCCCCGTCCGCGAGGGGCCCCACCCCCGCGGCGACGAGAAGCGACACCATCGCGACCGGCCCCACCGCGAGCTGGCGCGACGTCCCGAGGAGCGCGTACACGACGAGCGGGACGAGTGAGGCATAGAGCCCGTAGATCGGGGGCATCCCCGCGATCAGCGCGTACGCCATCCCCTGGGGGATGAGCATGACCCCCACGGTGAGCCCGGCGGAGAGGTCGTCCCGGAGGTGGGCCCGGTCATACCGCTCGAGCTCGAGCGTCACGCCTGGACCCCGGCCGCGTCCGTCACGAGCTCGCCGACCTTGAGCCAGCTCGCGATCGGCCCGTCCACGAAGGTCACCTGGAACCCCTCACGGGCCAGGAAGGAGGCCGCCGGCCCCGAGCGCGCGCCCACCGAGCAGTGGACGGCGAGCGTCTTCCCGCGAGGAATCCGGCCCTTCACCATCGAAGGAAGCCGCGTATAGGGCGCGCTCACCGCTCCCGGGATGTGGCCGGACACGAACTCCGAGGTGAAACGCGCGTCCACGATCGCCACGTCGTCCCGGTCCACGAGCTCCGCGACGTCCGCGAAGGCGATCCGCTCGATCGCCTCGCTCTCGCCCCCGCGGTCGAAATAACGGGCGAGCGTCTCCGGAGTGATATAGGCCTCGACGTTGTCGTAGCCGATCCGGACGAGATCCCGCACCGCCTCCTCGACGTCCGCTTCCGCCACGATGAGGAGAATCGGCGACGTCTCGTCCTCGACGAGCGAGCCCACGAAGGTGTTGAAGCTCTTGTTCAGCGGAGTGAAGAGCGCCCCCGGGAGGTGACGCGCCATGAAGGCGGCGCGGTCGAGGCGCGTGTCCAGGGGAAGGAGCTTGGCCTCCTCGATCACGCGCTCGAGCTCGACGATCGAGAGCTTCCGCGGGCTCGGGAGCTCGCCCAGAAGGGGGACTCCCTGGTTGTTCTGCCGCTTCATCCGGGCGAAGTAAGTCTGCGGATCGGGCTGCCCCGCGAGGATCGCGTCCACGAAGGCGTCCTCCCCCGCCTCCGCGGCGGCGAGCGAGGCGTTGTAGCGCTTTTCGTAACCGACCGTGGACTGGGGAACGGCGCCCAGCGCACGTCCGCAGGTGGAGCCAGCGCCGTGCGCGGGCCAGACCTGGAGATAGTCCTCCAGCTCGGTGAACCGGGAGAGCGAATGAAAGAGCTGCCGCGCCGAGGGCTCCTGCACCCCATGCATCCCCGCCGCCTGTTCGAGGAGGTCCGGGCGCCCCAGGTCTCCCACGAAGACGAAGTCCCCGGAGACGACCCCGATCGGCGTATCCGCGCCCCCACCCCGGTCCGTGATCGTGTAGCTCAGGTGCTCGGGGGTGTGCCCCGGGGTGTGGATCGCCCGGATTTCGATCCTTCCGACCTTGAAGGTGTCGCCGTGCTTGAGGAAGGTCGCATCGTATTCCGGTTGTCGCGCCCAATCACTTCCCCAATCCGCGCCCCCTTCATCCGAGAGATAGAGCTTGGCCCCGAATCGCTCCGCAAACTCGCGGGCGCCGGAGAGGAAGTCCGCGTGGATATGCGTCTCAGCCACGGCGGTGATGCGAAGTCCGTCACCCTCCGCCTCTTCGACGTAGCGGTCGATATCGCGCTCCGGGTCGATGATCAGCGCTTCCCCCGTCTGCTGACACCCGACGAGGTAGGCATACTGGGCGAGCTTCGGATCGAAGAATTGGCGAAAAAGCATGGGCGTCTCCGGTTAAGCCTGCATGAACAAAAGTCGTCAGTGCGGAAGCAGAGGGCGAAGCGCGGCGTAGGTCCAGGTCCCCGCCACCGCGGAGGCCAGGGCCACCGCCATCACCGTCACCCCACTCCCGATCAGGGCGAAGACCGGACCGGGGCACGCCCCGAGGAGCGCCCATCCCATTCCGAAGAGGGTACCCCCCACCCAGTAGCGCGCGCCGGGAATGCGATTTCCGGCCCACTGCTTGGGCTCGATCTCGATCGGCTCTCCGTGTAAGGTCGTGAGCTTCAGCCGCTTGATCACCTGAAGGGAAAGCGCCGCGGTCGCGACCGCCGTCCCGATGATCCCGTACATG comes from the Gemmatimonadota bacterium genome and includes:
- a CDS encoding MBL fold metallo-hydrolase: MLFRQFFDPKLAQYAYLVGCQQTGEALIIDPERDIDRYVEEAEGDGLRITAVAETHIHADFLSGAREFAERFGAKLYLSDEGGADWGSDWARQPEYDATFLKHGDTFKVGRIEIRAIHTPGHTPEHLSYTITDRGGGADTPIGVVSGDFVFVGDLGRPDLLEQAAGMHGVQEPSARQLFHSLSRFTELEDYLQVWPAHGAGSTCGRALGAVPQSTVGYEKRYNASLAAAEAGEDAFVDAILAGQPDPQTYFARMKRQNNQGVPLLGELPSPRKLSIVELERVIEEAKLLPLDTRLDRAAFMARHLPGALFTPLNKSFNTFVGSLVEDETSPILLIVAEADVEEAVRDLVRIGYDNVEAYITPETLARYFDRGGESEAIERIAFADVAELVDRDDVAIVDARFTSEFVSGHIPGAVSAPYTRLPSMVKGRIPRGKTLAVHCSVGARSGPAASFLAREGFQVTFVDGPIASWLKVGELVTDAAGVQA
- a CDS encoding YeeE/YedE thiosulfate transporter family protein gives rise to the protein MTTLDFLVPECEDVEQVTRALREKALFEGNQPLALLGYLLLGAVLGLLFVQAEVVSWFRIQEMFRFQSFHMYGIIGTAVATAALSLQVIKRLKLTTLHGEPIEIEPKQWAGNRIPGARYWVGGTLFGMGWALLGACPGPVFALIGSGVTVMAVALASAVAGTWTYAALRPLLPH